Proteins encoded within one genomic window of Tolypothrix bouteillei VB521301:
- a CDS encoding histidine phosphatase family protein produces the protein MKINRRTIITAIAAAPAFAGLSTLVEKVKAQETGKFEVWFIRHGESEVNVLSERSELPSELPPDEGFTYPLTIKGIQQVKTLASSIEDIDVSAIFTSTRLRTVQTADAISFVKNLPIQLAPQIVEVNFGTAALNSSDFSQIFQLLTDWLVNKEYDKKAADGESYNDLRSRFVPFVTDTIEQYSNIPKVLIFVAHGAILSTMLPLIFKNVSGQFALANVLPNTGIVKGELLHGHLICTDWNGSQPF, from the coding sequence GTGAAGATTAACAGGCGTACAATTATCACAGCGATCGCAGCAGCACCAGCATTTGCAGGTCTTTCTACTCTTGTAGAAAAAGTTAAAGCTCAGGAAACGGGAAAGTTTGAGGTTTGGTTCATCAGGCATGGGGAAAGTGAAGTCAATGTCCTATCTGAGAGATCGGAACTGCCTTCAGAATTACCGCCTGATGAAGGATTTACCTATCCTCTCACTATCAAAGGGATTCAGCAGGTGAAAACTCTGGCTTCGTCAATTGAAGATATTGATGTCTCCGCAATTTTCACATCAACTCGCTTGCGAACCGTTCAAACTGCAGATGCAATCTCTTTTGTGAAAAATCTTCCCATACAACTTGCACCTCAAATTGTTGAAGTCAATTTTGGCACGGCTGCACTCAATTCATCTGATTTCTCACAAATCTTTCAATTACTCACGGATTGGTTGGTTAATAAAGAATACGATAAAAAAGCAGCAGATGGAGAAAGTTACAACGATTTGCGATCGCGCTTCGTCCCCTTTGTTACAGATACCATCGAGCAGTATTCAAATATTCCCAAAGTTTTGATTTTTGTAGCTCACGGTGCTATTTTATCTACCATGTTACCTCTGATATTTAAGAACGTATCGGGACAATTTGCGCTTGCCAATGTATTACCAAATACAGGAATTGTAAAAGGTGAACTGCTTCACGGGCATCTTATCTGTACGGATTGGAATGGATCTCAACCCTTCTAA
- a CDS encoding WD40 repeat domain-containing protein translates to MLPEKQVHSSNTDTLKSFREIGGARGLLAAYQLGERDFTQVNLENTDLSQADLAGINLEKANLKGANLSQTNLSEANLISADLRGANLTQTNLRCARLNDSDLRQALIKQVDLYRANLSWANLSEQDLRGANLARVDFQGADLSAANLSEANLKEVKLDAANLKGAVLVRANLSYAYMPRVQLVQANLQKATLVRAELTAANLEQCVLDRANLEEARLRKTQLQQASLQHTYLRRSQLQAANLTNANLQKADLSGAKLEGAILTQADLREAEIAEAKDANLEFAILGELDKVIAHSLHLELKVWNSSFAFSPDSEMLAYTDWKEKIILMNTNTGKQINQIDFQLEPVVSVVFSADGQHLYESFYVNELKLWNPLTGELIQNLKNHSVNITSFVYHGDSKGIAINGTGEPFEVFDVGHETRTLRGYSSGILTQAHSPDGRLTARSAPDVDGQIELLDRQTGKQICLLTGHKAAVQSLAFSPDSQLLASKSAEDFKLWQVTEGKETYSCLRSQRTNYPTLAFTQRNHQSNPVLVGSDFYGTYADREAAPDNKDGKKRYRGGEWSNDSYVTLSADGKVLARCYYKQPVQLWNLQTGEDNGVVNLDSGYGFPLALNSNGSILAAVEREKIALWDVKTNTLICSFTPHSSWIKQIVFSPDDRILASGGNDHTIKLWNVQTNCEIKTLQEYSTIQALAFSPLEPILASVTRYGTIRLWDLETMEEIHSFKSSQEEAINLKFSPDGKLLGSSNKSSIFVWQLRCSSQ, encoded by the coding sequence ATGCTTCCAGAAAAACAGGTGCATAGTAGCAACACAGATACTTTAAAATCGTTTCGAGAAATTGGGGGTGCTCGGGGATTGCTAGCAGCCTATCAACTTGGAGAACGTGATTTCACTCAGGTGAACTTAGAAAATACCGATTTGAGCCAAGCTGATTTAGCGGGAATTAATCTAGAAAAAGCCAACCTCAAAGGAGCAAATCTTTCCCAAACTAATCTAAGCGAAGCCAATTTGATAAGTGCTGACTTGCGTGGCGCAAACCTCACACAAACTAACTTAAGATGCGCTCGTCTTAATGATAGTGACCTACGACAGGCCCTCATCAAGCAGGTCGATCTGTATCGAGCCAATCTCAGTTGGGCAAATCTGAGCGAACAAGACTTGAGAGGAGCCAATCTCGCAAGAGTTGATTTCCAAGGTGCAGATTTGAGTGCAGCGAATCTAAGTGAGGCAAATCTCAAAGAGGTAAAACTGGATGCAGCTAATTTGAAAGGTGCAGTTTTGGTAAGAGCTAATCTAAGTTATGCTTATATGCCTCGCGTCCAACTCGTGCAAGCCAACCTTCAAAAAGCGACATTAGTGCGTGCCGAATTAACAGCAGCTAATTTGGAACAATGTGTTTTAGATCGGGCTAATCTGGAGGAAGCTAGGCTGCGAAAAACTCAACTGCAACAAGCTAGCTTGCAGCATACTTACTTGCGTAGAAGCCAATTACAAGCAGCAAACCTGACAAATGCTAACTTGCAGAAAGCAGATTTGTCTGGGGCTAAACTGGAAGGGGCAATTTTAACACAAGCTGACCTGCGAGAGGCAGAAATTGCTGAGGCAAAGGACGCGAATTTAGAATTTGCAATTTTGGGCGAACTGGATAAAGTTATTGCACACTCTCTACATTTAGAACTAAAGGTATGGAACTCATCTTTTGCTTTCAGTCCTGATAGTGAGATGCTCGCATATACTGACTGGAAGGAAAAAATTATCTTGATGAATACCAACACTGGCAAGCAAATTAACCAAATAGATTTTCAATTAGAACCAGTTGTCTCAGTCGTTTTTAGTGCAGATGGACAACATCTCTACGAAAGTTTTTATGTGAATGAGTTAAAACTATGGAATCCCTTAACGGGGGAGTTGATTCAAAATCTTAAAAACCATTCTGTTAATATTACTTCTTTTGTATATCATGGCGATTCCAAAGGTATAGCTATAAATGGTACAGGAGAACCTTTTGAGGTCTTTGACGTCGGTCATGAGACAAGGACATTAAGGGGTTATTCTAGCGGTATCTTAACTCAAGCACATAGCCCAGATGGGCGATTGACCGCCCGAAGTGCGCCGGATGTAGACGGTCAGATTGAACTGCTCGACAGACAAACTGGTAAACAAATTTGCCTTCTTACCGGACACAAAGCAGCAGTGCAATCTCTGGCTTTTAGTCCTGACAGTCAGCTCCTAGCTAGCAAAAGCGCTGAAGATTTTAAGCTGTGGCAAGTGACAGAGGGGAAGGAAACATATAGTTGCTTGCGATCCCAACGCACGAACTACCCTACTCTTGCTTTTACCCAGCGGAATCATCAATCCAATCCAGTGTTGGTCGGCAGCGATTTCTATGGTACTTATGCAGATAGAGAGGCTGCACCCGATAATAAAGACGGAAAGAAGCGGTATCGCGGTGGAGAATGGTCTAATGACTCTTATGTTACCCTAAGTGCAGATGGAAAAGTACTGGCAAGATGCTATTACAAGCAACCAGTGCAATTGTGGAATTTACAGACGGGCGAAGATAATGGTGTTGTAAATTTAGATAGCGGCTATGGCTTTCCACTGGCACTCAATTCTAATGGAAGTATCCTAGCGGCTGTGGAGCGGGAGAAAATTGCCCTGTGGGATGTGAAAACAAACACACTGATTTGTAGTTTTACACCTCACTCTAGCTGGATAAAGCAAATTGTCTTTAGCCCAGACGATCGAATTCTAGCCAGTGGAGGTAATGACCATACAATTAAGCTGTGGAATGTGCAAACAAATTGTGAAATAAAAACTTTGCAAGAGTATTCTACCATTCAGGCTCTAGCCTTCAGTCCCCTAGAGCCAATTTTAGCGAGTGTCACTCGATACGGTACTATCAGGCTCTGGGACTTGGAGACAATGGAAGAAATCCACAGTTTCAAAAGTTCTCAAGAAGAAGCCATCAATTTAAAATTTAGCCCCGACGGAAAACTGTTAGGCAGTAGTAACAAAAGCAGCATCTTTGTGTGGCAATTGCGATGTTCGTCGCAATGA
- a CDS encoding trifunctional serine/threonine-protein kinase/ATP-binding protein/sensor histidine kinase: MTARSAPVIPGYKIYSQLYAGSRTRVYRAIREQETLPVVIKLLTSEYPSFNELLQFRHQYTISKNLNIPGILRPLSLETYRNGYILVMEDGGEISLREYVKTITLSLVEFLAIAIQLTKILHDLHQNRIIHKDIKPANILIHPPTKQVRLIDFSISSLLPKETQEIKSPNILEGTLAYISPEQTGRMNRGIDYRSDFYSLGVTFYELLIGELPFISDDLTQLVYCHIAKMPAPLGNRKEVPQVLSNIVMKLIAKNAEDRYQSALGLRHDLENCLYQLQETGKIESFEIAQRDVCDRFLIPEKLYGRETEVTTLLEAFERVSNGRSEMMLVAGFSGIGKTAVINEVHKPITRQQGYFIKGKFDQFNRNIPLSAFVQAFRDLMGQLLSESDVQLVTWKAKILAAVGENGRVIVEMIPELERIVGEQPPVPELSGSAAQNRFNLLFQKFIQVFTTKEHPLVIFLDDLQWADSASLNLLQLLMSDVSSGYLLILGAYRDNEVFPAHPLMLTLELIQKARAIVNTITLSPLGELTVNQLVADTLSCTEELAQTLTRLVYQKTKGNPFFTTQFLKALYEDGWIQFQSELGYWQCDMAAVRQLALTDDVVEFMALQLQKLPTQTQAVLKLAACIGNQFDLNTLAIVSEQSLIDTAAHLWKALQEGLILPISETYKFFQFHDSEDSDRREEIVVPYKFLHDRVQQAAYSLISESQKQATHLKIGQLLLKNLTATERDKRIFDIVNQLNYGVQLITEITEREELAWLNLSAGSKARVSTAYTAATEYAACGIKLLKADCWQSQYQLALELQNLGAEAAYLAGNFELMAEFIQIVLDCVQNPLDRVKVYEVQIQAYGAQNQSLEAVGLGKEVLKLLGIKFPENFSNSDVQAEISHTISLLADRLIEDLIELPHMADKTYLAVMRILSNITSFAYQVDPNLFLLLPLKQVSLSYQYGNSPQSAFGYVVYGIILCSLVKDIESGYRFGQLSVKLLSQFDTKEVTAKTIHTFNCLVRHWKEHIKETLPSLWEAYSLGLETGDLEFAGLAIRYYSAHLYFLGQDLSTLEKEMQTHTNALQKIKQQGLANYNQIQRQRILNLLGYVDDVCCLKGEAYDEDVMLPINLANNDMVALLEFYFSKLQLSYLFGKYDLAQEYVIQTEQYLAGGLGLIIFRQCYFYTSLARLGIFLNVNQDIQTQILNRVIENQEKMQLWANHCPMNALHQFYLVEAEKNRVLGNQPEAIEYYDRAIAAAKENGYIQEEGLANELAAKFYLNWGKEKVASGYMQEAYYCYARWGAKAKTDDLEQCYPNLLGPILQPAVQNLNSLETLASISNIPMTSTKTSRSSSTSINNVLDFVTILKASQSLSSTIQLDELIHQITQILLQHSGGDGCVLIMPNQAFEWQIVAVTTPSTVELCYEPLEGHKNFPVKLIQYVKNTQELVIIEEIKTDLPVIDDYLIQHQPKSVLGLPILNQGQLIGILYLQNRTTTGVFTSDRILILNFLCTQAAISLENAKLYQNLQRSESNEREKTEQLAQTLEALQLKNCKLSFRADVDAALTSSNCLKQMLQSCTEAVVQHLNAAFARIWTLNADENVLELQASAGQYTHIDGPHSRVPVGAFKIGLIAQELRPHLTNDVLNDPRVGNKEWAKQEGMIAFAGYPLLCEDRLMGVLALFARQALADDLLDMLKLVADEIASGIRHKQVEQALRHSEIELRHKAQQLEYAVQQLEQSQLQIIQNEKMASLGNLVAGVAHEINNPISFLNGSINNAKDYVRDLVEHLAFYQQHYPSPVIPIQDHAQDIDLKFLSEDLPKLLDSMQGATDRIKSISTSLRTFSRADTEHKVSANLHDGIDSTLLILKYRLKANEFRPAIQVIQDYGELPLIECFPGQLNQVFMNILANAIDMFDEIAKTQSFLEIAAHSQQITIQTAMVENQVQICIRDNGKGMTEDVKARIFDHLFTTKGVGKGTGLGLAIARQIVVEKHGGTLNVQSELGWGTEFLIQLPLQY; encoded by the coding sequence ATGACTGCACGCTCTGCTCCTGTAATTCCCGGATATAAAATCTACTCCCAACTCTATGCAGGCTCCAGAACTAGAGTCTATCGAGCTATTAGAGAGCAAGAAACACTTCCAGTCGTCATTAAACTTCTGACATCTGAATATCCCAGCTTCAACGAATTACTCCAATTTCGCCACCAGTATACCATTAGCAAAAATCTCAACATTCCCGGTATCCTTCGTCCTTTATCATTAGAAACTTACCGAAATGGTTATATTTTAGTGATGGAAGATGGGGGGGAAATTTCTTTACGAGAATACGTTAAAACCATTACACTCTCACTTGTCGAATTTTTGGCGATCGCTATTCAACTAACCAAAATTCTACACGATTTACACCAAAACCGCATCATTCATAAAGACATTAAACCCGCAAATATTCTAATTCATCCTCCAACAAAACAAGTTAGACTGATAGATTTTAGTATCTCCTCTCTGTTACCCAAAGAAACTCAAGAAATTAAAAGCCCTAATATTTTAGAAGGAACTCTCGCTTATATTTCCCCCGAGCAAACAGGTAGAATGAATCGAGGGATAGACTACCGCAGCGATTTTTATTCTCTTGGGGTGACATTTTATGAATTATTAATAGGAGAATTACCATTTATATCCGACGACCTCACGCAATTGGTGTATTGTCATATTGCTAAAATGCCTGCACCATTGGGGAACAGGAAAGAAGTTCCACAGGTGCTTTCCAATATTGTGATGAAATTGATAGCGAAAAATGCTGAAGATAGATATCAGAGTGCTTTGGGTTTGAGGCATGACTTAGAAAATTGTTTGTATCAGCTCCAAGAAACAGGTAAAATTGAAAGTTTTGAAATTGCCCAGAGGGATGTGTGCGATCGTTTTCTCATTCCTGAAAAACTGTATGGGCGGGAAACAGAAGTTACAACCTTGCTGGAAGCTTTCGAGCGTGTCAGCAATGGTCGTTCAGAAATGATGCTGGTAGCAGGATTTTCTGGGATTGGGAAAACGGCGGTAATCAATGAAGTCCACAAACCAATTACCCGTCAGCAAGGATATTTCATCAAAGGCAAATTCGATCAGTTTAATCGCAATATTCCCCTATCAGCCTTTGTGCAAGCTTTTCGTGACTTGATGGGACAATTGCTGAGTGAAAGCGATGTCCAATTGGTAACATGGAAAGCCAAAATTCTCGCTGCTGTGGGCGAAAACGGGCGGGTGATTGTGGAGATGATTCCTGAATTAGAAAGGATTGTTGGCGAACAACCACCTGTCCCGGAACTCTCCGGGAGTGCAGCCCAAAATCGCTTTAACTTACTATTTCAAAAATTCATCCAGGTTTTTACCACAAAAGAACATCCCCTAGTGATTTTCTTGGATGATTTGCAATGGGCAGATTCAGCTTCCCTAAACTTGCTGCAATTATTGATGAGTGATGTCAGTTCGGGATATTTACTCATTTTGGGAGCCTATCGAGACAATGAAGTATTTCCGGCTCATCCCTTGATGCTAACACTGGAACTGATTCAGAAAGCACGAGCAATTGTCAATACCATTACCCTGTCACCTTTGGGGGAATTAACGGTGAATCAGTTAGTGGCAGATACCTTAAGTTGTACCGAGGAATTAGCTCAAACTCTGACAAGATTGGTGTATCAAAAAACTAAAGGAAATCCGTTTTTTACAACGCAGTTTCTCAAAGCTTTGTACGAGGATGGTTGGATTCAGTTCCAGTCAGAGCTGGGTTATTGGCAATGCGACATGGCGGCGGTGCGACAGTTGGCATTGACAGATGATGTAGTGGAGTTCATGGCATTGCAGTTGCAGAAACTACCAACACAGACTCAAGCGGTTTTGAAATTGGCGGCTTGTATTGGTAACCAATTTGATTTGAATACTCTGGCGATCGTTTCGGAACAATCCCTCATTGACACCGCAGCCCACCTTTGGAAAGCATTACAGGAAGGGCTGATTCTCCCGATTAGTGAAACCTACAAGTTTTTCCAATTTCATGATTCTGAGGACAGCGATCGCCGTGAAGAGATTGTTGTTCCTTATAAATTCTTGCACGATCGCGTCCAACAAGCAGCTTACTCGTTAATTTCCGAAAGCCAAAAACAGGCAACCCATCTGAAAATCGGTCAACTCTTACTTAAAAATCTAACTGCAACAGAGCGAGATAAAAGAATCTTTGATATTGTTAACCAATTAAATTATGGTGTTCAACTCATTACGGAAATTACCGAACGAGAAGAACTGGCTTGGTTAAATTTATCTGCTGGTTCTAAAGCGAGAGTCTCCACTGCTTACACTGCTGCAACCGAATATGCAGCCTGTGGGATTAAGTTATTAAAAGCAGACTGTTGGCAGAGCCAGTATCAGTTGGCATTAGAATTGCAGAACCTAGGAGCAGAAGCTGCTTATTTGGCTGGCAACTTTGAACTGATGGCAGAATTTATTCAAATAGTTTTAGATTGTGTTCAAAATCCCTTGGATCGAGTCAAAGTGTATGAAGTTCAAATCCAAGCTTATGGCGCACAAAATCAATCACTAGAAGCAGTTGGTCTGGGAAAAGAAGTGTTAAAGTTATTAGGAATTAAATTCCCAGAAAATTTTAGCAATTCTGACGTACAGGCTGAAATCAGTCATACCATTTCTCTACTTGCAGATCGGCTTATTGAAGATTTAATTGAACTGCCGCATATGGCGGATAAAACATATTTGGCAGTCATGAGAATTTTATCCAATATTACGAGCTTTGCGTATCAAGTCGATCCAAACTTATTTCTTCTTTTACCATTAAAGCAAGTTAGTCTCTCTTATCAATATGGGAATTCCCCTCAGTCAGCTTTTGGATATGTTGTCTATGGTATTATTCTTTGTTCATTAGTTAAAGACATTGAATCTGGTTATCGATTCGGTCAATTATCTGTCAAACTTTTAAGTCAATTTGATACCAAAGAAGTAACTGCAAAAACTATTCATACATTCAATTGTCTCGTCAGGCATTGGAAAGAACATATTAAAGAAACATTACCATCTCTCTGGGAGGCTTATTCCCTTGGTTTAGAAACAGGAGATTTGGAATTTGCAGGGCTTGCCATCCGTTACTATAGCGCTCATTTGTATTTCCTCGGTCAAGATCTGAGTACATTGGAAAAAGAAATGCAAACCCATACCAATGCTCTCCAGAAAATTAAGCAACAAGGTTTAGCTAACTACAATCAAATTCAGAGACAAAGGATATTAAATTTATTAGGATATGTTGATGATGTATGTTGTTTAAAGGGTGAAGCCTACGATGAAGATGTCATGCTTCCCATCAATCTGGCAAACAATGATATGGTTGCATTGCTAGAATTTTATTTTTCTAAACTTCAACTCAGTTATCTGTTTGGCAAGTACGATCTGGCACAGGAATATGTTATACAAACAGAACAGTATTTAGCTGGTGGGCTGGGGCTAATTATTTTTCGACAATGTTATTTTTACACATCGCTGGCACGACTGGGTATCTTTTTAAATGTCAATCAAGACATACAAACACAGATTCTCAATCGCGTTATAGAGAATCAAGAAAAAATGCAACTATGGGCAAACCACTGCCCAATGAATGCTTTACATCAATTTTATTTAGTAGAAGCTGAAAAAAATCGAGTTTTAGGCAATCAACCCGAAGCAATAGAATACTACGATCGCGCCATTGCGGCTGCGAAGGAAAACGGTTATATCCAAGAAGAAGGCTTAGCTAACGAACTTGCTGCTAAGTTTTACTTGAACTGGGGGAAAGAGAAGGTGGCTTCCGGCTACATGCAGGAAGCATATTACTGTTACGCCCGTTGGGGAGCTAAAGCTAAAACGGATGATTTAGAACAGTGCTACCCCAACTTACTGGGTCCCATTCTCCAACCCGCCGTCCAGAACTTAAATTCCCTGGAAACGCTGGCTTCGATTTCCAATATACCAATGACCTCGACGAAAACCAGCCGCTCTTCCAGTACAAGCATCAACAACGTTCTCGATTTCGTCACTATTCTCAAAGCGTCTCAAAGCCTTTCGAGTACAATTCAACTTGATGAACTCATCCATCAAATCACTCAGATTCTTTTGCAACACTCAGGGGGCGATGGCTGTGTCTTAATTATGCCCAACCAAGCTTTTGAGTGGCAAATTGTAGCTGTTACTACACCAAGTACTGTGGAACTGTGTTACGAACCGCTAGAAGGTCATAAAAACTTCCCTGTAAAACTGATTCAGTACGTCAAAAACACCCAAGAACTGGTGATAATTGAGGAGATCAAAACCGATCTGCCTGTTATTGATGATTATTTAATTCAGCACCAACCAAAGAGTGTTTTGGGTTTGCCAATTCTCAATCAGGGTCAGTTAATTGGGATTCTATATTTGCAGAACCGTACAACTACTGGAGTGTTTACCAGCGATCGCATCCTAATTCTCAACTTCCTCTGTACTCAAGCGGCGATTTCTCTGGAAAATGCCAAACTCTACCAGAACCTGCAACGATCGGAAAGCAACGAACGCGAAAAAACAGAACAATTAGCGCAAACTCTGGAAGCGCTCCAATTAAAGAACTGCAAATTAAGCTTTCGCGCAGATGTGGATGCTGCCTTAACCAGTAGCAACTGTCTGAAACAAATGCTACAATCTTGTACGGAAGCAGTTGTTCAACATTTGAATGCAGCTTTTGCACGCATCTGGACGTTAAACGCGGATGAAAATGTTTTAGAACTCCAAGCGAGCGCCGGACAATACACTCATATTGACGGTCCCCACAGTCGCGTTCCGGTGGGAGCATTCAAAATTGGGCTGATTGCTCAAGAACTTCGTCCCCATTTGACCAATGACGTGTTGAACGATCCACGGGTTGGAAATAAAGAATGGGCAAAGCAGGAAGGAATGATTGCTTTTGCTGGTTATCCACTGCTGTGTGAAGATCGGCTCATGGGAGTGCTAGCCCTATTCGCACGTCAGGCTTTAGCAGACGATCTTTTGGATATGCTGAAGTTAGTTGCTGATGAAATTGCCTCAGGAATTAGACACAAGCAAGTCGAGCAAGCCTTGCGACACTCAGAGATAGAACTCCGACACAAAGCACAACAGCTTGAATATGCCGTTCAACAACTTGAACAATCCCAACTCCAAATTATTCAGAATGAAAAAATGGCATCTTTAGGCAACTTAGTAGCAGGCGTTGCTCACGAAATCAACAACCCTATCAGCTTCCTTAATGGCAGCATTAACAATGCTAAAGATTATGTGCGGGATTTAGTTGAGCATTTGGCATTTTATCAGCAACATTATCCCAGCCCAGTCATACCAATTCAAGACCATGCCCAAGATATCGATCTGAAATTTCTTAGCGAGGACTTACCTAAGTTACTGGATTCAATGCAAGGAGCAACCGATCGCATCAAAAGCATCAGCACCAGTTTGCGGACCTTTTCCCGCGCCGATACCGAACACAAGGTAAGCGCTAATCTCCATGACGGAATTGATAGCACATTGCTGATCCTCAAATATCGTCTCAAAGCTAATGAATTTCGCCCTGCTATTCAAGTCATTCAAGACTACGGTGAGTTACCACTTATCGAGTGTTTTCCCGGACAATTAAATCAGGTCTTTATGAATATTCTAGCTAATGCAATCGATATGTTTGATGAGATAGCAAAAACTCAATCTTTTTTGGAAATAGCCGCTCATTCTCAACAAATTACAATTCAAACAGCCATGGTTGAGAACCAAGTTCAAATTTGTATTCGCGATAATGGTAAGGGTATGACCGAAGATGTGAAAGCGAGAATTTTTGACCATTTATTTACGACTAAAGGTGTAGGAAAAGGTACAGGATTGGGATTGGCGATCGCCCGACAAATTGTGGTGGAAAAACATGGTGGCACTTTAAACGTGCAATCTGAGTTAGGTTGGGGAACTGAGTTCTTGATACAGCTTCCACTTCAGTATTAA
- a CDS encoding pentapeptide repeat-containing protein has translation MNVEELKQRYAAGERDFSIVDLRDTVMEEIDLSGAVLREAKLDGTNLQRANLSRADLSGATLNGANLSQANLSGADLSDAILDNAILEGAILDGAILDRADLKAADLEQANLSQADLIQADLSGANLEAADLSGADLGTADLHQANLRQAALERANLTGANLKDTNLQGTIIEGGDSSLAT, from the coding sequence ATGAATGTAGAAGAACTCAAGCAGCGCTACGCCGCAGGAGAGCGAGACTTTAGCATTGTTGACCTTAGGGATACAGTGATGGAAGAAATCGATCTCAGTGGTGCTGTTTTACGTGAGGCAAAGTTGGATGGAACCAACTTGCAGAGGGCAAACCTCAGTCGGGCTGACTTGAGTGGAGCAACACTGAATGGTGCAAACTTAAGCCAAGCCAATCTAAGCGGAGCCGATTTGAGCGATGCGATTCTTGACAATGCAATATTGGAAGGAGCCATTTTAGATGGAGCCATTTTAGATCGAGCAGATCTCAAAGCTGCCGATCTCGAACAGGCAAATCTCAGTCAAGCCGATCTCATTCAAGCCGATTTAAGTGGAGCCAATCTAGAAGCCGCAGATTTGAGCGGAGCAGATTTGGGTACTGCGGACTTGCACCAAGCGAACCTCCGTCAAGCTGCATTAGAAAGAGCCAATCTCACCGGGGCTAATTTAAAAGATACGAATTTACAAGGAACTATTATTGAAGGCGGTGATAGCAGTCTGGCGACATAA
- a CDS encoding HPP family protein — protein MNYQNVREKWKNYCLKIRGTRRSSCLDRPHHIHIFWSWCGSFIGIAATAYLSVTTNSPLLMAPFGATSVLIFGIPDSPLAQPRNVIGGNFVAALVSLTILHLFGSEPWAMGMAVATAIGMMQLTATLHPPSGAVALVVMMTKAPWQFLLTPALEGSIILILCAVVFNNLARERTYPKYWF, from the coding sequence TTGAATTATCAAAATGTTCGGGAAAAATGGAAAAATTATTGCTTGAAAATACGTGGAACTAGACGTTCATCTTGCTTAGATAGACCTCACCACATACATATATTTTGGAGTTGGTGCGGTAGTTTTATTGGAATAGCAGCAACGGCTTACCTTTCTGTAACAACTAATTCTCCTTTGCTGATGGCTCCCTTTGGTGCTACTAGCGTATTAATCTTTGGTATTCCTGACAGTCCTTTAGCCCAACCCCGGAATGTCATTGGTGGTAATTTTGTAGCGGCATTAGTTAGCTTGACTATTCTACATCTTTTTGGTTCAGAACCTTGGGCAATGGGAATGGCAGTAGCTACAGCCATTGGTATGATGCAACTGACTGCAACTTTACACCCTCCTTCGGGCGCAGTTGCATTAGTTGTGATGATGACGAAAGCACCCTGGCAATTTCTTTTAACTCCTGCGTTAGAAGGTTCCATCATTTTGATACTCTGTGCTGTGGTATTCAACAATCTCGCACGCGAGCGAACATATCCGAAGTATTGGTTCTAA